Proteins encoded together in one Campylobacter concisus window:
- a CDS encoding cytochrome C has product MSEPHLCPKCKQRTIYFDGICYECRQKEKLEFYENLSKDEIKQRLKNVLAHIDEIGKYDEIYSDLVYIFYLHGICDEQIINELTKKGEYYPPEIYKKASIKIRDELIKRLSSEENIVKLNHILCALAWQGDEVVRELFFKLYNAPKPWREKLHVDMDGYAQVAGWSFDSSGKRRSLVFERCFTCQPSKNEDASVKFKAANDEKCKFCNGEMIELTIKKESLKRLGLELKNDAVLKFCPTCVGLVQYFCQNDGKSIQTEVVGEGESEDYVREAVAVLDGQNFELASEVCAHYSYMIDSEILLGGYPQWQQDSEYLACPKCGKTMKYLAQIPFGALADAEGTIYMQICDACEIVGANFQCT; this is encoded by the coding sequence ATGAGCGAGCCACATCTTTGTCCTAAGTGCAAGCAAAGGACGATTTACTTTGACGGGATATGTTATGAGTGTAGGCAAAAAGAGAAGCTGGAGTTTTATGAAAATTTAAGCAAAGATGAGATCAAACAAAGGCTAAAAAATGTCCTAGCGCACATAGATGAGATAGGCAAATATGATGAAATTTACAGCGATCTTGTCTATATTTTCTACCTACACGGCATTTGCGACGAGCAGATCATTAATGAGCTTACAAAAAAAGGCGAGTACTATCCACCTGAAATTTACAAAAAGGCTTCAATAAAGATCAGAGATGAGCTTATAAAGAGGCTTTCAAGCGAAGAAAATATAGTCAAGCTAAATCACATCCTTTGCGCGCTTGCGTGGCAGGGCGATGAGGTGGTAAGAGAGCTATTTTTTAAGCTTTATAATGCGCCAAAGCCTTGGAGGGAAAAGCTTCACGTTGATATGGATGGATACGCGCAGGTTGCAGGCTGGAGCTTTGATAGCAGTGGCAAGAGAAGAAGCCTAGTTTTTGAGAGGTGCTTTACCTGCCAGCCAAGTAAAAACGAGGACGCTAGCGTTAAATTTAAAGCAGCAAATGATGAAAAATGTAAATTTTGTAACGGCGAGATGATAGAACTCACCATTAAAAAAGAGAGCCTAAAGCGACTTGGGCTAGAGCTTAAAAACGATGCTGTGCTTAAATTTTGCCCAACATGCGTGGGTTTGGTGCAGTACTTTTGCCAAAATGACGGCAAAAGCATTCAAACAGAAGTGGTAGGCGAGGGCGAGAGTGAGGACTATGTAAGAGAGGCTGTGGCGGTGCTTGATGGGCAAAATTTCGAGCTCGCCAGCGAGGTTTGCGCTCACTACTCATATATGATAGATAGTGAAATTTTACTTGGCGGATATCCGCAGTGGCAGCAAGACAGCGAGTATCTAGCATGCCCAAAATGTGGTAAAACGATGAAATATCTAGCGCAAATTCCTTTTGGTGCTTTGGCGGATGCCGAGGGCACTATCTATATGCAAATTTGTGACGCGTGTGAGATTGTCGGAGCAAATTTTCAGTGCACGTAA
- a CDS encoding M24 family metallopeptidase produces the protein MNFILKDENAVFYECGYSCDNEFLLCLDGVKYFFTDARYYFEAKSCVNAGVVVLLAQRNLISEVRAFLRKMKPSSLVFNPDELSLSEYNALSKGFKINFKPKANFSRLKRICKSEDEIKILKKASEFGAKCFDEFAKFVRENGEGMSEKELHFNASLIFRQKNELGLSFDPIVAINENAAKAHALPGDKILKKGDLLLLDAGVKFKRYCSDRTRTACFDENFNFSKEQKFKNAKMQEIYEIVKEAQAAAIKVARAGVRACEIDLAARSVIAKAGYEKAFFHSTGHGVGVDIHELPVISARSETLIKEGMVFSVEPGIYLENEFGVRIEDVVVAREGGCEIL, from the coding sequence ATGAATTTCATCTTAAAGGACGAAAACGCCGTATTTTACGAGTGCGGCTACAGCTGCGACAATGAGTTTTTGCTATGTCTTGATGGCGTGAAATATTTTTTCACGGACGCGAGATATTATTTCGAGGCAAAAAGCTGCGTAAATGCTGGCGTGGTCGTTCTTTTAGCGCAGAGAAATTTAATAAGCGAGGTTAGGGCATTTTTAAGAAAGATGAAGCCAAGCAGCCTCGTTTTTAACCCTGATGAGCTAAGTTTAAGCGAGTATAACGCGCTTAGCAAGGGTTTTAAGATAAATTTCAAGCCAAAGGCAAATTTCTCTAGGCTAAAGAGAATTTGCAAGAGCGAAGATGAGATAAAAATTTTAAAAAAAGCTAGCGAATTTGGAGCAAAATGCTTTGATGAATTTGCTAAATTTGTGCGTGAAAATGGCGAGGGGATGAGCGAAAAAGAGCTTCATTTTAACGCCTCGCTCATCTTTAGGCAAAAAAACGAGCTAGGTCTTAGCTTTGATCCGATCGTAGCGATAAACGAAAATGCCGCAAAGGCGCATGCGTTGCCTGGAGATAAAATTTTAAAAAAGGGCGATTTGCTGCTACTTGACGCCGGGGTGAAATTTAAGCGTTACTGCTCTGATCGCACTAGAACTGCTTGCTTTGATGAAAATTTTAACTTCTCAAAGGAGCAAAAATTTAAAAACGCCAAGATGCAAGAAATTTACGAGATCGTAAAAGAGGCTCAGGCTGCTGCGATAAAGGTCGCTAGAGCTGGCGTTAGGGCGTGCGAGATAGACCTTGCAGCAAGAAGCGTGATAGCAAAGGCTGGATATGAAAAGGCCTTTTTTCACTCGACAGGACACGGCGTGGGTGTCGATATACACGAGCTTCCAGTCATCTCAGCAAGAAGCGAAACGCTCATAAAAGAGGGCATGGTCTTTAGTGTGGAGCCTGGAATTTATCTAGAAAATGAATTTGGCGTGCGTATCGAAGACGTGGTGGTCGCAAGAGAAGGTGGGTGCGAGATTTTATGA
- a CDS encoding WG repeat-containing protein — MFWEFDDVNYFDEGIVAVFKDGKWGYINTKGEQIVECKFDYAGDFKEGFAIVGKDYKYGYINTKGEQIIERKFDDAGCFHEGVALVLINGKYGYINTKGEQIIERKFDDACRFNEGFAPVKKDDKWGYINTKGEQIIERKFDDACRFNEGFAPVKKDGKWGYINTKGEQIVECKFDYAGYFHEGFANVKKDGKWGYINTKGEQIVECKFDDVRDFNEGFAAVEKYGKWGYINTKGEQIIECKFDDVYGFYEGFGAVKKDGKYGYINTKFEQIVECKFDGVYYFHEGFAAVLKDGKWGYINTKCEQIVEFKFDDARTFSEGFAPVKKDGKWGYINTKGEQIVECKFDYARTFSEGFAPVKKDGKWGYINTKGEQIIECKFDDVYGFYEGFAAVQKDGKWGYINTKGYPVIFDKSKNEIMEVFDKVIDRSNNTFYLSRLGDKFGLLDENFNVVIKNSIYGKFEVLQRINETTFLIKIAERDIFVDSEGNFR; from the coding sequence ATGTTTTGGGAATTTGATGATGTTAATTATTTTGACGAAGGCATTGTTGCTGTTTTTAAAGATGGCAAATGGGGATATATAAACACCAAAGGTGAGCAGATCGTAGAGTGTAAATTTGATTATGCTGGCGATTTTAAAGAAGGCTTTGCTATTGTTGGAAAAGATTACAAATATGGATACATAAACACCAAAGGCGAACAGATCATAGAGCGTAAATTTGATGATGCTGGTTGTTTTCACGAAGGCGTTGCTCTTGTTCTAATAAATGGCAAGTACGGATATATAAACACCAAAGGTGAGCAGATCATAGAGCGTAAATTTGATGATGCTTGTCGATTTAACGAAGGCTTTGCTCCTGTTAAAAAAGATGACAAATGGGGATATATAAACACCAAAGGTGAGCAGATCATAGAGCGTAAATTTGATGATGCTTGTCGATTTAACGAAGGCTTTGCTCCTGTTAAAAAAGATGGCAAATGGGGATATATAAACACCAAAGGTGAGCAGATTGTAGAGTGTAAATTTGATTATGCTGGTTATTTTCACGAAGGCTTTGCTAATGTTAAAAAAGATGGCAAATGGGGATATATAAACACCAAAGGTGAGCAGATTGTAGAGTGTAAATTTGATGATGTTCGTGACTTTAACGAAGGCTTTGCTGCTGTTGAAAAATATGGCAAATGGGGATATATAAACACCAAAGGTGAGCAGATCATAGAGTGTAAATTTGATGATGTTTATGGCTTTTACGAAGGCTTTGGTGCTGTTAAAAAAGATGGCAAGTACGGATATATAAACACCAAATTTGAGCAGATCGTAGAGTGTAAATTTGATGGTGTTTATTATTTTCACGAAGGCTTTGCTGCTGTTTTAAAAGATGGTAAATGGGGATATATAAACACCAAATGTGAGCAGATCGTAGAGTTTAAATTTGATGATGCTCGTACCTTTAGCGAAGGCTTTGCTCCTGTTAAAAAAGATGGTAAATGGGGATATATAAACACCAAAGGTGAGCAGATTGTAGAGTGTAAATTTGATTATGCTCGTACCTTTAGCGAAGGCTTTGCTCCTGTTAAAAAAGATGGTAAATGGGGATATATAAACACCAAAGGTGAGCAGATCATAGAGTGTAAATTTGATGATGTTTATGGCTTTTACGAAGGCTTTGCTGCTGTTCAAAAAGATGGCAAATGGGGATATATAAACACCAAAGGATACCCTGTCATTTTTGACAAAAGCAAAAATGAGATAATGGAGGTGTTTGATAAGGTTATAGACAGGTCAAATAACACTTTCTACTTATCACGGCTAGGTGATAAATTTGGACTTTTGGATGAAAACTTTAATGTCGTTATCAAAAATAGCATTTATGGTAAATTTGAGGTGCTTCAAAGGATAAATGAAACTACTTTTTTGATAAAAATAGCAGAGCGAGATATCTTTGTGGATAGCGAAGGGAATTTCAGATAG
- a CDS encoding HIT family protein yields the protein MIYEDKFIRVEREKNELPWVKIFSAKPYRELSDCDEASRARLFEAMLVAEKAMLEFYKPTKINIASFGNYVPHVHIHVIARFENDAFFPDSVWANPKRKSELELPKFDEFAKFLEEKLRLSFE from the coding sequence ATGATATATGAAGATAAATTTATAAGAGTTGAGCGCGAAAAGAACGAGCTTCCGTGGGTGAAAATTTTTAGCGCAAAGCCATATAGGGAGCTAAGTGACTGCGACGAAGCGAGTAGGGCTAGGCTTTTTGAGGCTATGTTGGTGGCTGAAAAGGCTATGCTTGAGTTTTATAAACCAACTAAGATAAACATCGCAAGCTTTGGAAACTACGTGCCACACGTGCATATTCATGTTATTGCGAGATTTGAAAACGATGCATTTTTCCCAGATAGCGTTTGGGCTAACCCCAAAAGAAAAAGCGAGCTTGAGCTGCCTAAATTTGACGAATTTGCCAAATTTTTAGAAGAAAAACTAAGGCTTAGTTTTGAGTAA
- the mqnF gene encoding aminofutalosine deaminase family hydrolase yields MEILKAKKIITGGENPKILRNSCLVIDEGKILEITSEKETQKKFKDAKICDFGDSVIAPAFINTHVHLEFSSNVSTLKYGDFIKWLGSIVDKGGELAKMDAKKAMNEAINSLLKSGVCAIGEISSFGSELEILAASPLKVVLFSEILGSNEQMLQQNLQNFLAKFEKTKGYKSQNFTPAISLHSPYSVHPKLAKAALEIAKKDGLLVSTHFLESKAEKQWLEHGSGDFKKHLLRFSQDPKPMYDAQGYFAMFREINTLFTHCIYVSDFAKFMPHHSVTHCAVSNRLLGKKALNLKEIFKNNVSLNIGTDGLSSNISLNFWHELRAALFTHASLDLNELATRLFVAATHGGAKALRTNNGEIKAGRAADLAVYNDLECDDSELILQLILHTNEAKKLYIGGKICKF; encoded by the coding sequence ATGGAAATTTTAAAAGCAAAAAAGATCATCACTGGCGGAGAAAATCCAAAAATTTTAAGAAATTCTTGTCTTGTCATTGATGAGGGTAAAATTTTAGAAATTACAAGCGAAAAAGAGACGCAAAAAAAATTTAAAGATGCGAAAATTTGCGACTTTGGTGACAGCGTGATCGCTCCAGCCTTCATAAATACGCACGTTCATTTGGAATTTAGCTCAAACGTTAGCACACTAAAATATGGCGACTTTATAAAATGGCTTGGCTCTATCGTCGATAAAGGTGGCGAGCTAGCTAAAATGGACGCTAAAAAAGCGATGAATGAAGCCATAAATTCGCTGTTAAAAAGCGGAGTTTGTGCCATCGGCGAGATATCTAGCTTTGGCTCGGAGCTTGAAATTTTAGCCGCTAGCCCACTAAAAGTCGTGCTTTTTAGTGAAATTTTAGGCTCAAATGAGCAGATGCTTCAGCAAAATTTGCAAAATTTCTTAGCTAAATTTGAAAAAACAAAGGGCTATAAAAGCCAAAATTTCACCCCAGCCATCTCACTGCACTCGCCATACTCTGTGCATCCAAAGCTCGCCAAAGCCGCCCTTGAGATAGCTAAAAAGGATGGTCTTCTTGTAAGCACGCACTTTTTAGAGAGCAAGGCTGAAAAGCAGTGGCTAGAGCACGGCAGCGGTGACTTTAAAAAGCATCTTTTAAGATTTAGCCAAGATCCAAAGCCGATGTATGACGCGCAGGGCTACTTTGCGATGTTTCGTGAGATAAATACGCTATTTACCCACTGCATTTATGTGAGCGATTTTGCTAAATTTATGCCTCATCACAGCGTGACACACTGCGCCGTTTCAAATAGGCTACTTGGCAAAAAGGCGCTAAATTTAAAAGAAATTTTCAAAAACAACGTCAGTCTAAACATCGGCACAGACGGCCTTAGCTCAAATATCAGCCTAAATTTTTGGCATGAGCTACGAGCCGCCCTTTTTACCCATGCTAGCCTTGATCTAAACGAGCTTGCCACTAGGCTTTTTGTCGCTGCAACGCACGGGGGCGCAAAGGCACTTAGGACAAATAACGGCGAGATAAAAGCAGGACGCGCGGCTGATCTTGCAGTCTATAACGACCTAGAGTGCGATGATAGCGAGCTAATACTTCAGCTCATACTTCATACAAACGAGGCTAAAAAACTATATATCGGAGGCAAAATTTGCAAATTTTAA
- the sppA gene encoding signal peptide peptidase SppA yields the protein MQILRLIFRGFLGIFKFINNYFKALIFLLILFFIFAPDGKMKESNLARIDITGTIMDTSEILDALEKARLDNNIKGVLLYIDSPGGALSPSVELAMAVKRLKESKKVLAYAAGNMASGSYYAGVNADTIVANPGAFIGSIGVIMQGANIENLAKNLGVSEQVVKAGEFKEAGTFMRSWSKQERESLQGLVNDAYMLFVSDVAEARNLDIKKKDEWANARVFLAHNALKMGLIDSLGSYIDAQDELAKISLVDEPIWQEKPQLEKIMEKFTKQGINSLFGAFFETKLR from the coding sequence TTGCAAATTTTAAGGCTTATTTTTAGAGGATTTTTGGGAATTTTTAAATTTATAAATAACTACTTTAAGGCGCTCATATTTTTACTCATCTTATTTTTTATATTCGCGCCAGATGGCAAGATGAAAGAGTCAAATTTAGCCCGCATAGACATCACCGGCACGATAATGGACACAAGCGAAATTTTAGATGCGCTCGAAAAAGCAAGGCTTGATAACAACATCAAAGGCGTGCTGCTCTACATCGACAGCCCAGGCGGCGCGCTAAGTCCTAGCGTGGAGCTAGCCATGGCGGTCAAGAGGCTAAAAGAGAGCAAAAAAGTGCTCGCATACGCAGCTGGCAACATGGCGAGCGGCAGCTACTACGCTGGCGTAAATGCTGATACTATCGTAGCAAACCCGGGCGCTTTCATCGGCTCCATTGGCGTCATCATGCAAGGGGCAAACATCGAAAATTTAGCCAAAAATTTAGGCGTGAGCGAGCAGGTGGTGAAGGCTGGCGAGTTTAAAGAGGCTGGCACCTTTATGAGGAGCTGGAGCAAGCAGGAGCGTGAGAGCTTGCAAGGGCTCGTAAATGACGCTTACATGCTCTTTGTAAGCGACGTGGCGGAAGCTAGAAATTTAGATATCAAGAAAAAAGACGAGTGGGCAAACGCAAGGGTCTTTTTGGCACACAATGCCCTAAAAATGGGGCTAATTGATAGCCTTGGTAGCTACATAGACGCTCAAGATGAGCTAGCAAAAATAAGCCTCGTAGATGAGCCCATCTGGCAAGAAAAACCGCAGCTAGAAAAGATAATGGAGAAATTTACAAAGCAAGGCATAAACTCGCTTTTTGGCGCATTTTTTGAGACAAAGCTTAGATAG
- a CDS encoding phosphorelay protein: MGILKRLEVDYSYDIVEEFLSHYTLMCDLLEPLIINLGRADKYKESILELSRIFHNIKSAAGFMHLDPILKLTTLAEEVTQEARGLKGPANDKFIDWLLLISDQFHKYKGDVERDLEYFSVLEPKIIDVPAKLD, from the coding sequence ATGGGTATATTAAAAAGGCTTGAAGTAGATTATTCTTACGATATAGTTGAGGAGTTTCTCTCTCACTACACTTTGATGTGCGATTTACTAGAGCCTTTGATAATAAATTTAGGAAGAGCTGATAAGTATAAGGAGAGCATTTTAGAGCTTTCTAGGATCTTTCACAATATCAAATCAGCAGCAGGTTTTATGCATCTTGACCCGATCTTAAAGCTGACAACCTTGGCTGAAGAGGTCACTCAAGAGGCTAGAGGCTTAAAAGGTCCAGCAAATGATAAATTTATAGATTGGTTACTGCTTATCAGCGATCAGTTTCATAAATACAAAGGCGACGTCGAGAGAGACCTAGAGTATTTTAGCGTCCTTGAGCCAAAGATCATTGACGTACCTGCAAAGCTTGACTAA
- the aroQ gene encoding type II 3-dehydroquinate dehydratase, translating into MDKKLKIMVIQGPNINMLGAREPGIYGVMKMEDIHSQMKIVADQNDVEIEFFQSNLEGELVDKIQECLGEADGIIINPAAYTHTSIAIRDALSAVSLPVIEVHISNVYRREEFRHKSLIAPVAAGQIVGFGPVGYHLAMIGMLQIFEQIKAVRANQKAQ; encoded by the coding sequence ATGGATAAGAAGCTAAAAATAATGGTTATCCAAGGCCCAAATATCAACATGCTTGGCGCTAGAGAGCCAGGAATTTACGGCGTTATGAAGATGGAGGATATCCACTCTCAAATGAAGATCGTTGCCGATCAAAATGACGTTGAGATCGAGTTTTTTCAAAGCAACCTTGAGGGCGAGCTAGTCGATAAGATCCAAGAGTGCTTGGGTGAGGCTGATGGCATCATCATAAATCCAGCCGCTTACACTCACACATCTATCGCTATCCGTGACGCGCTAAGTGCGGTTTCGCTGCCAGTTATAGAGGTGCATATCAGTAACGTTTATAGAAGAGAAGAGTTCCGCCACAAAAGCCTCATCGCACCAGTTGCAGCAGGCCAGATCGTGGGCTTTGGACCAGTTGGCTACCATTTGGCGATGATAGGCATGCTTCAAATTTTTGAGCAAATCAAAGCAGTAAGAGCAAATCAAAAAGCACAATGA
- the panB gene encoding 3-methyl-2-oxobutanoate hydroxymethyltransferase — translation MKDETIAKKKLTINDIKNKKGVEPIVMITAYDALFAKIFDDYADIILVGDSLNMSFNMKESTLSADMRTMLYHTKAVCAGAKKTFILADMPFGSYTNEKQAIKNAMKFFKQTNADAVKLEVGMHQVNLVKRLCEEGINVMAHIGLKPQFFKFEGGYKIKGRSELEAKRLVEEALAFEQAGAFSILLEGTLSKVASEITRQVRVPVVGIGSGADVDGQVLVWSDMLGFFEDFKPKFVKRYLDGATLVRKGVQSYANEVKNKIFPSEEFSYKG, via the coding sequence ATGAAAGATGAAACAATCGCAAAGAAAAAACTCACTATAAATGATATAAAAAACAAAAAAGGCGTTGAGCCTATCGTGATGATAACTGCCTATGATGCGCTATTTGCGAAGATTTTTGATGATTATGCTGATATTATCCTTGTTGGCGATAGCTTAAACATGAGCTTTAATATGAAAGAGAGCACGCTAAGTGCTGATATGAGAACCATGCTCTATCACACAAAGGCCGTTTGCGCCGGGGCTAAAAAGACTTTTATCCTAGCTGATATGCCATTTGGCAGCTACACAAACGAAAAACAAGCGATCAAAAATGCGATGAAATTTTTCAAGCAGACAAATGCCGATGCGGTGAAGCTTGAAGTTGGCATGCATCAGGTAAATTTAGTAAAACGCCTCTGTGAAGAGGGCATAAACGTAATGGCTCACATCGGACTAAAGCCGCAGTTTTTTAAATTTGAGGGTGGATACAAGATAAAAGGTAGAAGCGAACTTGAGGCAAAAAGGCTAGTTGAAGAGGCTTTGGCGTTTGAGCAAGCTGGCGCGTTTAGCATACTGCTTGAGGGCACGCTTAGCAAGGTAGCAAGCGAGATAACAAGGCAGGTTCGTGTGCCAGTTGTGGGCATAGGCTCTGGGGCAGATGTCGATGGACAGGTGCTTGTCTGGTCTGATATGTTGGGATTTTTCGAGGACTTTAAACCTAAATTTGTCAAGCGCTATCTTGACGGAGCCACCCTTGTGCGAAAAGGCGTGCAAAGCTATGCTAACGAAGTAAAAAACAAAATTTTCCCAAGCGAAGAGTTTTCATATAAGGGTTAA
- a CDS encoding cache domain-containing protein → MSKYKKYFNIYIVLVVFALLGSLFYFLYSSYMAEKKQNNMRVFFDYHVKQLNKSIDDEKFSSMAISILLAQNESIQMCLLGQNRDECVKNIENLTKTLGAASMYNNIKLHLYDKDIKSYVRSWDLNRYGDMIASGRFLVQESRRQNKPMVGIEAWYAGVHIRAVSNVMHEGKNIGSIEVLLNYDSLGNFYKTQGIDLFVLLSKDKMPAHKSAPSDQILSDYYIENLSSANLNIVGILRDIDLKKYEFYVYKTHYFCVVPLLDASNTQIGYYVLHVNTDEKERNISQNYLESEELF, encoded by the coding sequence TTGAGTAAATACAAAAAATATTTTAATATCTATATCGTTTTAGTCGTTTTTGCGCTGCTTGGTAGCCTTTTTTACTTTCTTTATAGCTCATACATGGCTGAAAAAAAGCAAAACAATATGCGTGTCTTTTTTGACTACCATGTAAAGCAGCTAAACAAAAGTATCGATGATGAGAAATTTTCATCAATGGCGATCTCGATCTTGCTTGCTCAAAATGAGTCTATACAGATGTGCTTGCTAGGTCAAAACCGCGACGAATGCGTAAAAAATATCGAAAATTTGACCAAAACTCTTGGCGCAGCATCGATGTATAACAACATCAAGCTTCATCTTTACGACAAAGATATAAAAAGCTACGTAAGAAGCTGGGATTTAAACAGATATGGCGATATGATCGCTAGTGGCAGGTTTTTAGTCCAAGAGTCAAGGCGGCAAAATAAGCCCATGGTTGGCATCGAGGCGTGGTATGCTGGAGTGCATATAAGGGCTGTTTCAAATGTGATGCATGAGGGCAAAAACATCGGTAGCATCGAGGTTTTGCTAAACTACGACTCACTTGGAAATTTTTATAAAACGCAAGGCATAGACCTTTTTGTGCTACTATCAAAAGATAAGATGCCAGCACATAAAAGCGCGCCAAGTGATCAAATTTTAAGTGATTATTACATCGAAAATTTAAGCAGTGCAAATTTAAATATAGTTGGAATTTTGCGTGATATCGACCTTAAAAAGTATGAATTTTACGTATATAAGACGCACTATTTTTGCGTTGTGCCGCTACTTGATGCTAGCAACACGCAGATAGGCTACTACGTCCTTCACGTAAATACCGACGAAAAAGAACGAAACATCTCGCAAAATTATCTTGAATCAGAAGAGCTTTTTTAA
- a CDS encoding AI-2E family transporter translates to MNNRLFFGIFAFCALALVVYLFKPFLLDIFIAALLAVAVANVQIAFLTLTKNRKTLSSGLTTFALLCLFIAPLLYAVVEIAKYAAGFDINNVTKTIEFIKNYDFSLPESINFLEPKIKEFIGGLDIKMLFSQVAANLANLGKLSLKFGVDMIIILVFFFFCNLYGNELINYLKEALPLKKEDTESILSEVGNVMGVVFYSTIANMIIQGFLFAIITSFYGYDGVLTGIFFSFASLIPVVGGFLAWAPISIYEFANGNTAAAITIALYTIIVISFGADTLLKPLVIKFINSKLVKIPTKINELLIFFAMIAGITTFGFWGVILGPAIVTFFISTIKLYTLLRERNFV, encoded by the coding sequence ATGAATAATAGGCTATTTTTTGGAATTTTTGCGTTTTGTGCTTTGGCTTTGGTGGTCTATCTTTTTAAACCATTTTTACTTGACATTTTTATCGCAGCGCTGCTCGCAGTGGCTGTTGCAAACGTGCAGATCGCATTTTTAACGCTTACTAAAAACCGCAAAACGCTCTCGTCAGGTCTTACGACATTTGCGCTTCTTTGTTTATTTATCGCGCCGCTTCTTTACGCAGTCGTGGAGATCGCGAAATACGCAGCTGGCTTTGACATAAACAACGTCACAAAGACCATTGAATTTATCAAAAACTACGACTTTAGCCTGCCAGAGTCGATAAATTTCTTAGAGCCAAAGATAAAGGAATTTATAGGCGGGCTTGATATCAAGATGCTATTTTCGCAAGTCGCTGCTAATCTTGCAAATTTAGGCAAACTAAGCCTTAAATTTGGCGTTGATATGATCATCATCCTAGTCTTTTTCTTCTTTTGCAACCTTTACGGCAACGAGCTTATAAACTACCTAAAAGAGGCGCTTCCGCTTAAAAAAGAGGACACTGAGTCGATACTAAGCGAGGTTGGCAACGTGATGGGCGTCGTTTTTTACTCAACCATCGCAAATATGATCATTCAGGGCTTTTTGTTTGCCATTATCACCAGTTTTTACGGCTATGACGGAGTGCTAACTGGCATCTTTTTTAGCTTCGCTTCACTCATTCCAGTCGTTGGCGGCTTTTTGGCGTGGGCGCCTATTAGTATTTATGAGTTTGCAAATGGCAACACAGCAGCCGCTATCACGATCGCACTTTACACTATTATCGTGATCTCATTTGGCGCTGATACGCTGCTAAAGCCGCTTGTCATTAAATTTATAAACTCAAAATTAGTCAAGATACCAACAAAGATAAACGAGCTACTCATCTTTTTTGCGATGATCGCTGGTATCACGACGTTTGGCTTCTGGGGCGTGATCCTCGGACCTGCGATCGTGACATTTTTTATCTCAACGATCAAGCTTTACACGCTTTTGCGAGAGAGAAATTTCGTATAA